A window of Heptranchias perlo isolate sHepPer1 chromosome 27, sHepPer1.hap1, whole genome shotgun sequence contains these coding sequences:
- the cyb561d1 gene encoding cytochrome b561 domain-containing protein 1, translating to MAFGGSGLGLREPPGRGMRSPQRLPEPLGGRGERARKRRCGLYVCLRKAAGVAAHVSAFGLSVYLGALSRLGTSRFSWHPACMALAVCFCMTEAILTFSLDSSPFFFCSIKAKVRIHWMMQVLAAVFASIGLVFIFSSKNISESPHFTSWHSILGITTAVAVCGQLLCGLCLLFPKLINTYSVTRLRLYHATCGLVAYLMATVTVVLGLCSDWFKAQVNGTLWYLCIIVPLIPALVIMNQVNNGYLSKKKIEI from the exons ATGGCATTTGGCGGCTCCGGACTCGGGCTCAGGGAACCCCCGGGTCGCGGGATGCGTAGCCCCCAGCGGCTGCCCGAACCCCTGGGCGGCAGGGGGGAACGTGCGAGGAAGCGGCGCTGCGGCCTGTATGTGTGCCTGAGGAAGGCGGCGGGAGTGGCGGCGCATGTGAGCGCGTTCGGGCTGAGCGTCTACCTGGGAGCGCTGAGCCGGCTGGGGACCA GTCGCTTTTCCTGGCACCCAGCCTGCATGGCTTTGGCA GTCTGCTTTTGCATGACTGAAGCCATTCTGACCTTCTCATTGGACAGCTCGCCCTTCTTCTTTTGCTCGATTAAAGCCAAGGTGCGAATTCACTGGATGATGCAGGTTCTTGCCGCGGTCTTTGCCTCGATTGGCCTGGTCTTCATCTTCTCCAGCAAGAACATCTCGGAGTCCCCGCATTTCACCTCGTGGCACAGTATCCTGGGAATAACTACTGCGGTCGCTGTCTGTGGCCAGTTGCTATGTGGCCTATGCCTCTTGTTCCCGAAGTTGATCAACACCTACTCGGTGACTAGGCTGCGGCTTTACCACGCCACGTGCGGTCTGGTGGCTTACCTGATGGCAACGGTTACGGTGGTCCTGGGCCTCTGTTCGGACTGGTTCAAAGCCCAGGTGAACGGAACTTTGTGGTACTTGTGCATAATcgttccactgattccagctctAGTCATCATGAACCAGGTCAACAACGGTTACCTCTCCAAGAAGAAAATAGAGATATAA